A single region of the Vicia villosa cultivar HV-30 ecotype Madison, WI linkage group LG4, Vvil1.0, whole genome shotgun sequence genome encodes:
- the LOC131594653 gene encoding glyceraldehyde-3-phosphate dehydrogenase GAPCP1, chloroplastic-like, with protein MAASSLLRSAIVSSHYSSNRSQVLHNASSINSKSTRLQSSVFGTSFPCDSLVLQNCNARCIQPIRATATEIPLPVQKSSSTGKTRVGINGFGRIGRLVLRVATSRDDIDVVAINDPFIDAKYMAYMFKYDSTHGPFKGTIKVLDDTTLEINGKQVKVVSNRDPAEIPWGDFGADYVIESSGVFTTLEKASSHLKAGAKKIIISAPSADAPMFVVGVNEKTYKPNMDIVSNASCTTNCLAPLAKVVHEEFGIIEGLMTTVHATTATQKTVDGPSMKDWRGGRGAAQNIIPSSTGAAKAVGKVLPELNGKLTGMAFRVPTPNVSVVDLTCRLQKNASYEDVKAAIKRASEGQLKGILGYTDEDVVSNDFVGDSRSSIFDAKAGIGLSKSFVKLVSWYDNEWGYSNRVLDLVGHMALVGAHN; from the exons ATGGCCGCTTCTTCTCTTCTCAGATCCGCGATCGTTTCTTCACATTACTCCTCCAATCGCTCTCAG GTGCTTCACAATGCCTCAAGTATTAATTCAAAATCTACGAGGCTGCAAAGCAGCGTATTTGGAACTTCATTTCCATGTGATTCATTAGTTTTACA GAACTGCAATGCCCGGTGCATTCAGCCTATCAGGGCTACAGCAACGGAAATCCCTCTCCCTGTACAAA AATCAAGCAGCACCGGGAAGACAAGAGTTGGAATTAATG GTTTTGGTAGAATTGGAAGGTTGGTGTTACGTGTAGCTACTTCACGGGATGATATTGATGTTGTTGCAATTAATGATCCTTTTATTGATGCTAAATATATG GCTTACATGTTCAAGTATGATTCTACTCATGGACCATTCAAGGGAACTATTAAGGTTTTGGATGACACTACTTTGGAAATTAATGGGAAGCAGGTTAAAGTTGTGAGCAACAG AGATCCTGCAGAGATCCCTTGGGGTGATTTTGGTGCTGACTATGTCATAGAGTCTTCAGGAGTTTTTACAACATTAGAGAAAGCTTCATCACATTTGAAG GCTGGTGCCAAGAAAATTATAATATCAGCTCCATCTGCTGATGCACCAATGTTTGTGGTAGGAGTGAACGAGAAGACATACAAGCCCAACATGGACATTGTTTCTAATGCAAGCTGTACAACGAATTGTCTTGCTCCTCTTGCCAAG GTGGTTCACGAGGAGTTTGGTATCATTGAGGGTTTGATGACAACTGTGCATGCCACAACAG CAACACAAAAGACCGTAGATGGTCCTTCAATGAAGGATTGGAGAGGGGGAAGAGGTGCAGCTCAAAATATAATTCCAAGTTCAACTGGTGCTGCAAAG GCTGTTGGAAAAGTTCTTCCTGAGCTAAATGGAAAACTCACTGGAATGGCCTTTCGTGTTCCTACTCCTAATGTTTCTGTTGTGGACTTAACCTGCCGGCTTCAAAAGAATGCTTCCTATGAAGATGTTAAAGCAGCAATAAA GCGTGCTTCAGAGGGACAATTGAAGGGAATTCTTGGATACACAGATGAGGATGTTGTCTCTAATGACTTTGTTGGTGATTCAAG GTCGAGTATCTTTGATGCTAAGGCTGGGATTGGGCTTAGCAAGTCCTTTGTGAAGCTGGTCTCGTGGTATGACAACGAGTGGGGTTATAG CAACCGAGTATTGGACCTTGTAGGGCACATGGCATTGGTTGGAGCCCACAATTAA